In Arthrobacter sp. UKPF54-2, the following are encoded in one genomic region:
- a CDS encoding SDR family NAD(P)-dependent oxidoreductase translates to MNNTYTSPNQSGRAVVVTGGASGIGKAIAEAFTANGDRVAVLDRSGAGGAIAVDVSDEESVKAAFATARDQLGSIDILVNSAGLLTESRLEDMTLAMWNETISVDLTGVFLCCREVVGEMRQQKWGRIINIASQLAIKGGTGLSHYSAAKAGVVGLTKALALETAGDNVLVNSIAPGPIETPLVDGISEDWKAAKRAELPLGRFGKPAEVAPTALLLASDPGGNLFVGQTLGPNSGDVMP, encoded by the coding sequence GCTGTGGTGGTCACGGGCGGCGCCAGCGGCATCGGCAAAGCCATCGCCGAGGCCTTCACCGCCAATGGCGACAGAGTGGCCGTCTTGGACCGGTCGGGCGCGGGGGGAGCCATCGCCGTCGATGTCTCGGATGAAGAGAGCGTGAAAGCCGCCTTCGCCACGGCACGGGACCAGTTGGGCAGTATCGACATCCTCGTTAACAGTGCGGGGCTGCTCACCGAATCGCGGCTGGAGGACATGACCCTGGCCATGTGGAACGAGACTATATCCGTCGACCTGACCGGCGTCTTTCTCTGCTGCCGGGAGGTCGTGGGGGAGATGCGGCAGCAGAAGTGGGGCCGCATCATCAACATCGCCTCCCAGCTGGCCATCAAAGGCGGAACCGGGCTCAGCCACTACAGTGCCGCCAAGGCCGGGGTGGTGGGGCTGACAAAAGCCTTGGCCCTGGAAACCGCCGGCGACAATGTGCTGGTAAACAGCATCGCCCCGGGTCCGATAGAAACCCCGCTGGTTGACGGAATATCGGAAGACTGGAAGGCGGCCAAACGTGCCGAGCTTCCGCTGGGGCGGTTCGGAAAACCGGCGGAGGTGGCACCCACAGCTCTCCTGCTAGCGAGCGACCCCGGGGGAAACCTCTTTGTTGGGCAAACTCTCGGCCCCAATTCCGGCGATGTAATGCCCTAG
- a CDS encoding NADH:flavin oxidoreductase, which produces MIDFTPLWSPFQIGSTHLDNRVALAPMTRISATEDGLATERMASYYRTFARGGFGLLITEGIYPDTAHSQGYHYQPGIATEEQTRSWATVVDGVHSAGARMFAQLMHAGAQSQGNRFVTSSIGPSAVAPKGEQLAFYRGEGPYPVPAEITPDQMTDVRKGFVTAALNAKRAGFDGVEIHGANGYLLDQFLTDYLNQRTDSYGGSPENRVRFAAEICRDVRDAVGPDMTVGIRISQSKVSDNDHRWSGTGEEAEVIFSTLGATGVDFIHTTEYQASEPAFEDSEETLAALAKAHSGVTVIANGKLDDPETAVSMLRDGAADVVALGKAALANRNWPHLVRNNLEFDELDPGVFAPLADVKDWELEPPA; this is translated from the coding sequence ATGATTGACTTCACCCCCCTTTGGTCACCCTTTCAGATCGGTTCCACTCACCTCGACAACCGGGTGGCGCTGGCTCCGATGACACGGATCAGTGCCACTGAAGACGGACTCGCCACGGAACGAATGGCCTCTTATTACCGGACGTTCGCCCGCGGTGGTTTTGGACTCCTCATTACCGAAGGGATTTATCCTGACACGGCGCACAGCCAGGGCTACCACTACCAGCCAGGCATTGCGACCGAGGAGCAGACCCGGTCTTGGGCCACCGTCGTCGACGGCGTCCACTCGGCTGGCGCACGAATGTTCGCCCAGCTCATGCATGCAGGAGCGCAAAGCCAGGGAAACCGGTTTGTCACGTCCTCGATCGGTCCATCAGCAGTGGCTCCCAAGGGGGAGCAACTCGCGTTCTACCGCGGTGAGGGGCCGTATCCAGTTCCCGCGGAGATCACCCCAGACCAGATGACCGACGTCCGGAAAGGCTTCGTCACGGCTGCGCTGAACGCCAAGCGGGCCGGTTTCGACGGCGTCGAAATCCACGGCGCCAATGGGTATCTGCTGGATCAGTTCCTCACGGACTACCTGAACCAGCGCACAGACAGCTACGGAGGATCGCCGGAAAACAGGGTGCGCTTCGCTGCGGAGATCTGCCGCGACGTCCGGGACGCGGTGGGCCCCGACATGACAGTGGGCATACGAATTTCACAGTCGAAAGTCAGCGACAATGACCACCGATGGAGCGGCACCGGGGAAGAAGCGGAAGTCATCTTCTCCACGCTGGGGGCCACCGGCGTCGACTTCATCCACACCACGGAATACCAGGCGAGCGAGCCCGCATTCGAGGATTCGGAGGAGACTTTGGCCGCACTGGCCAAGGCGCATTCCGGAGTGACAGTGATCGCCAACGGCAAACTCGACGATCCCGAAACCGCGGTGTCCATGTTGCGTGACGGTGCTGCCGACGTCGTCGCGCTCGGCAAGGCCGCCCTGGCCAACCGGAACTGGCCGCATCTGGTCCGGAACAACTTGGAATTCGACGAACTCGACCCCGGCGTTTTCGCTCCCCTCGCGGATGTCAAAGACTGGGAGTTAGAACCTCCCGCCTAA
- a CDS encoding AAA family ATPase, whose protein sequence is MAESVILINGLPGAGKSTLAARLGEVLGVPVISKDSIKEALADLALGRVGSGKLGQIASETMWQLVAAMPGTAIVESWWYRPRDLDFVREGVAQSGNPRLTEVWCEVPPGLAWDRYQGRQRHAIHPTANAAERDWAEWSENAVPLGVGRTVHVDTSAPVDAASLAAELAARRLG, encoded by the coding sequence ATGGCTGAATCTGTAATCCTGATCAACGGTCTTCCCGGCGCGGGCAAAAGCACCCTGGCGGCCCGGCTCGGCGAGGTGCTGGGCGTGCCGGTTATCTCCAAGGACAGCATCAAGGAAGCCCTCGCGGATCTGGCCCTGGGCCGGGTCGGCAGCGGCAAGCTGGGCCAGATCGCCTCGGAAACCATGTGGCAGCTGGTCGCCGCGATGCCGGGCACGGCGATCGTCGAATCGTGGTGGTACCGGCCGCGGGACCTTGACTTCGTCCGCGAGGGCGTCGCTCAGTCCGGCAATCCCCGGCTCACCGAGGTCTGGTGCGAAGTCCCGCCCGGATTGGCGTGGGATCGCTACCAGGGCCGGCAACGCCACGCGATTCATCCGACCGCGAACGCGGCAGAACGCGACTGGGCTGAATGGTCGGAGAATGCGGTCCCCCTGGGCGTGGGCCGGACGGTCCACGTCGACACCTCCGCGCCGGTCGACGCGGCGTCGCTCGCCGCCGAACTGGCGGCGAGGCGACTGGGATAA
- a CDS encoding three-helix bundle dimerization domain-containing protein has product MNRDDEVKALGIVVDRLAERFPHLSRSSIEEAVREEHQALDGGRIRDFVPVLVEHAAKARLSG; this is encoded by the coding sequence GTGAACAGGGACGACGAAGTGAAGGCTCTCGGGATTGTCGTCGACCGCCTAGCGGAACGTTTTCCGCACCTCTCGCGCTCCAGCATCGAAGAGGCCGTGCGGGAGGAACACCAGGCACTGGATGGTGGCCGGATCCGCGACTTCGTGCCGGTCCTTGTTGAACATGCAGCCAAGGCGCGCCTGTCCGGCTGA
- a CDS encoding AMP-binding protein: MTTQLDFMRVPFAADLASYGDRPAILTDTLTLSYRELAERVDELALRLGPERRLVALTAANDVGSLVAYLAALTGGHPLILLPEDKPAALDSLLAAYDPDVVLRPGGGHPLLEERRPGTRHELHPDLALLLSTSGSTGSPKLVRLSHTNLQSNAESIAAYLDIAPNDRAATTLPMSYCYGLSVINSHLLRGAGLVLTDLSVVDPCFWDLFRNRGATAFAAVPYTFELLERVGFADMELPGLRYVTQAGGRLAPESVRRYAELGRRNGWDLFVMYGQTEATARMAYLPPELAANVPGAVGVAVPGGSFRIDPVPGLEHGELVYSGPNVMLGYAETPADLALGRTITELRTGDLARQHPAGVYEVVGRRSRFVKIVGLRVDLGQVERLLADLGVQAAAAGTDDGIVVAVEGDHDTRLLGKVLAQGMGLPRAALQLHAVDELPRLASGKLDYQAVLALSRPERGTVAAEAGADGAGVAVGPGSVRGIFRDALEREEIADGDTFVSLGGDSLSYVAASVRLEQALGHLPQDWHVTPVRDLEERAGGVPVRKRRRVFVPVETGTVLRAVGIVLIIGTHVGLFTWQGAAHVLMAVAGYNFARFQLAGERLPRLRRQLASVARIVVPSTAFILFAYLATDNYSPANVLLLNAVIGPEAVTTQWHFWFVEVLVYLLLAMTALLAIPWADRAERRFPLLLPLALTGAGLLTRYELVDPGVPHTAPALWLFALGWAIARSRTAAQRCVVSAIAVLTVPGFFENAAREGTLLAGILLLIWLPSLPVPAALRRLTVLLASASLYAYLVHWLVYPPLAGISPAVAVAASLAAGVAYWALWTRAMSVAGRWRTGAQLRRAARRLKSQGPESSNRG, from the coding sequence GTGACCACGCAGCTTGACTTTATGCGGGTGCCCTTCGCCGCCGACCTTGCGAGCTACGGGGACCGACCCGCCATCCTGACCGACACCCTGACCCTGAGCTACCGGGAGCTGGCCGAACGCGTCGACGAACTCGCCCTCCGGCTCGGCCCCGAACGCCGGCTCGTGGCGTTGACCGCCGCGAACGACGTCGGCTCGCTCGTCGCCTACCTGGCGGCGCTGACGGGCGGCCACCCTCTCATCCTCCTGCCCGAGGACAAGCCCGCCGCCCTGGACTCCCTGCTTGCGGCCTACGACCCCGACGTCGTGCTCCGGCCCGGCGGCGGGCACCCGCTCCTGGAGGAAAGGCGGCCCGGCACACGGCACGAGCTCCATCCGGATCTTGCCCTGCTGCTCAGCACCTCCGGATCCACGGGCTCGCCCAAGCTCGTCCGCCTCTCGCACACCAACCTGCAGTCCAACGCCGAATCCATTGCGGCATACCTGGACATCGCCCCGAACGACCGCGCCGCGACGACGCTGCCCATGTCCTACTGCTACGGGCTGTCGGTGATCAACAGCCACCTGCTCCGCGGCGCAGGCCTGGTCCTCACGGACCTCTCCGTCGTCGACCCGTGTTTCTGGGATCTGTTCCGAAACCGTGGGGCGACGGCGTTCGCGGCGGTGCCGTACACGTTCGAGCTGCTCGAACGCGTGGGGTTCGCGGACATGGAGCTGCCCGGGCTGCGCTACGTCACCCAGGCCGGCGGCCGGTTGGCGCCGGAGTCGGTGCGCCGGTACGCCGAGCTGGGCCGCCGGAACGGCTGGGACCTCTTCGTGATGTACGGCCAAACCGAGGCGACCGCCCGGATGGCGTACCTGCCGCCGGAACTCGCCGCCAACGTCCCCGGCGCTGTTGGCGTCGCCGTGCCCGGCGGTTCGTTCCGGATCGACCCGGTTCCTGGCCTGGAGCACGGCGAACTGGTCTACTCCGGCCCCAACGTCATGCTGGGCTATGCCGAGACCCCGGCGGACCTCGCCTTGGGCCGGACCATCACGGAACTCCGCACAGGCGATCTCGCCCGGCAGCACCCCGCAGGAGTGTACGAGGTGGTGGGCCGGCGCAGCAGGTTCGTCAAGATCGTCGGACTGCGCGTCGACCTGGGGCAGGTGGAACGACTCCTGGCAGACCTCGGCGTGCAGGCGGCCGCGGCCGGGACGGACGACGGCATCGTCGTCGCCGTCGAAGGCGACCACGACACCCGCCTGCTGGGCAAGGTCCTCGCCCAGGGGATGGGGTTGCCGCGCGCGGCCCTCCAACTCCACGCCGTCGATGAGCTCCCGCGCCTGGCCTCAGGCAAACTCGACTATCAGGCCGTCCTGGCGCTGTCCCGGCCCGAGCGGGGGACCGTGGCCGCGGAGGCGGGCGCCGACGGCGCCGGCGTCGCCGTCGGCCCGGGCAGTGTCCGCGGGATTTTCCGGGACGCCCTGGAGCGCGAGGAGATTGCCGACGGCGACACGTTCGTCTCGCTCGGCGGGGACTCGCTGTCCTACGTGGCCGCCTCGGTGCGGCTGGAGCAGGCCCTGGGCCACCTCCCGCAGGACTGGCACGTGACCCCGGTCCGGGACCTGGAAGAGCGCGCGGGCGGGGTGCCGGTGCGGAAACGGCGGCGCGTCTTCGTCCCGGTCGAAACGGGCACCGTGTTGCGGGCGGTGGGGATCGTCCTGATCATCGGCACCCACGTTGGACTCTTCACGTGGCAGGGCGCCGCCCATGTCCTGATGGCCGTGGCCGGGTACAACTTCGCCCGCTTCCAGCTCGCCGGGGAGCGCCTGCCGCGGCTGCGGCGGCAGCTGGCCAGCGTGGCCAGAATCGTGGTGCCCAGCACGGCGTTCATCCTGTTCGCCTACCTGGCCACCGACAACTACAGCCCGGCCAACGTCCTGCTCCTGAATGCCGTCATCGGGCCCGAGGCCGTGACCACCCAGTGGCATTTCTGGTTCGTCGAGGTCCTTGTCTACCTGCTCCTGGCCATGACGGCCCTGCTGGCCATACCGTGGGCGGACCGCGCCGAGCGGCGCTTCCCCCTGCTGCTGCCGCTGGCCCTGACCGGCGCCGGCCTGCTCACCCGCTACGAGCTGGTGGATCCCGGCGTGCCGCACACGGCGCCGGCGCTCTGGCTCTTCGCCCTGGGCTGGGCCATTGCACGGTCCCGGACGGCGGCCCAGCGGTGTGTGGTTTCGGCCATCGCCGTGCTGACCGTGCCGGGGTTCTTCGAGAACGCGGCCCGGGAAGGAACGCTGCTGGCCGGGATCCTGCTGCTCATCTGGCTGCCCAGCCTCCCGGTGCCGGCGGCGCTCCGCAGGCTCACCGTGCTCCTGGCCAGCGCCTCTCTTTATGCGTACCTGGTGCACTGGCTGGTGTACCCGCCGCTCGCCGGAATCAGCCCGGCCGTCGCCGTGGCGGCCTCGCTCGCCGCGGGGGTGGCGTATTGGGCGCTGTGGACCCGGGCGATGTCCGTGGCCGGCCGGTGGCGGACCGGCGCGCAGCTCCGCAGGGCGGCCCGGCGGCTGAAAAGTCAGGGGCCGGAGAGCTCCAACCGCGGATAG
- a CDS encoding esterase family protein: MDSFLLTLNIVDGPLIVTFYALSVGFAVALLLGRRLRLLVFPAKAGVVGAAVGAALLIVSEGLMHAFGGPLGWHVRLWVIACFAGLGICAASLRRSRPWRKALACAAALVFAVTAVLGVNAYYGLHPTVASLLGISLAPRIELDPVKPHTPAKHQAPLWERWKAPEQLPPEGTTAQIAIPPTVSGFDSRPAGLYLPPAALVADPPALPLVVFMMGQPGNPDPQYVKTILDDFASRHDGLAPIVIVADQLRNPAVDNLCLDSPLHGRPETFINRDVVDWARGHLHIIDDRKYWTIAGYSHGGQCAISFAAKYPSVWGNVLDISGEEYPGAEEPETNLREMFGGSQAAYDAEKPANILKQRKYPDTTAIFTASTDDPVYLEAARHLSAAATAAGMTVTYHEVPNGGHVIGALNGGLSAGFDVLYPRLELSGP, encoded by the coding sequence ATGGATTCCTTCTTGCTGACCCTCAACATCGTTGACGGCCCCCTGATCGTGACGTTCTACGCGCTGAGTGTGGGCTTCGCCGTCGCGCTTCTGCTCGGACGTCGGCTGCGGCTCCTGGTCTTCCCGGCCAAGGCGGGGGTGGTTGGCGCCGCCGTCGGCGCCGCGCTCCTGATTGTTTCGGAGGGCCTGATGCACGCCTTCGGCGGCCCGCTGGGGTGGCACGTCCGGCTCTGGGTGATCGCGTGCTTCGCGGGGCTGGGAATCTGCGCGGCCAGTCTCCGGCGATCACGGCCGTGGCGGAAAGCGCTGGCGTGCGCAGCGGCCCTCGTTTTTGCCGTCACCGCGGTGCTGGGAGTCAACGCCTACTACGGTCTGCACCCGACTGTGGCGTCCTTGCTGGGGATTTCCCTCGCCCCCAGGATCGAGCTGGATCCCGTCAAACCCCACACCCCGGCCAAGCATCAGGCGCCGCTGTGGGAGCGCTGGAAGGCGCCGGAGCAGCTGCCGCCGGAGGGAACAACAGCCCAGATCGCCATCCCGCCAACAGTGTCCGGTTTCGACTCGCGGCCGGCGGGGCTGTATCTTCCCCCGGCGGCCCTGGTGGCCGACCCGCCCGCCCTACCGCTAGTGGTTTTTATGATGGGGCAGCCCGGGAATCCGGACCCCCAGTACGTCAAGACGATTCTGGATGACTTTGCCTCACGCCACGACGGGCTGGCCCCCATCGTGATCGTCGCAGACCAACTCAGGAACCCCGCCGTCGACAATCTCTGCCTGGATTCGCCGCTCCACGGACGTCCCGAAACGTTCATTAACCGCGACGTGGTGGACTGGGCGCGGGGCCACCTGCACATCATCGACGACCGCAAGTATTGGACCATCGCCGGCTATTCCCACGGCGGCCAATGCGCGATCTCTTTTGCGGCAAAGTATCCCTCCGTCTGGGGCAACGTCCTGGACATCTCCGGGGAGGAATACCCGGGAGCGGAAGAACCGGAGACCAACCTGCGGGAGATGTTCGGCGGCAGCCAGGCGGCCTACGACGCCGAGAAACCAGCCAACATCCTGAAGCAGCGGAAGTACCCGGACACCACGGCCATCTTCACGGCGTCCACCGACGATCCGGTGTACCTGGAGGCGGCCCGCCACCTTTCCGCCGCGGCAACTGCCGCGGGAATGACCGTCACGTACCACGAGGTTCCCAATGGCGGCCATGTCATCGGGGCGCTGAACGGCGGGCTCAGCGCGGGCTTCGACGTCCTCTATCCGCGGTTGGAGCTCTCCGGCCCCTGA
- a CDS encoding DUF6454 family protein: MRTTRTRGILTAAAAFVLAASAIGGTAAAQAAGTNDQPAGNGAGSHHETDTALADAFDGVDRNTKWQQTSKLKLNFPTYHTEGIAYSQDHIFLSAVQITEPTTKFPTPQNGFDRSPGKGIGHLFVMDTAGNLQKDIVLGEGDMYHPGGIDFDGTSVWVPVAQYRPNSSAIIYKVDANRLDVHKQFEVPDHFGGIVMDKQTGHLVGNTWGSRRFAEWDLQGKQLSTWENPNFFIDYQDCQYVPNAKMLCGGITNLPQTPAAGGAGATYELGGMAMIDLKSHGVTREAPFQQWSTAGHVATRNPFKMTADGDHLTMKVAPDNGEEGNGTEILTYEAAVTPAK, from the coding sequence ATGCGCACGACTCGTACCCGAGGCATCCTCACCGCCGCCGCAGCCTTCGTGCTGGCCGCGTCCGCAATTGGCGGCACCGCTGCCGCCCAGGCTGCAGGAACCAACGATCAGCCCGCCGGAAACGGAGCAGGTTCCCATCATGAAACGGATACCGCACTGGCCGACGCGTTCGACGGCGTCGACCGCAACACGAAGTGGCAGCAGACGTCCAAGCTGAAGCTGAACTTCCCCACGTACCACACCGAAGGAATCGCTTACAGCCAGGACCACATCTTCCTCTCCGCCGTACAGATCACCGAACCCACCACAAAGTTTCCGACCCCGCAGAACGGCTTCGACCGTTCGCCCGGCAAGGGCATCGGTCACCTGTTTGTGATGGACACTGCCGGAAACCTGCAGAAGGACATCGTCCTGGGCGAAGGAGACATGTACCACCCGGGCGGCATCGACTTCGACGGCACCAGTGTGTGGGTCCCGGTGGCCCAGTACCGGCCCAACAGCAGCGCGATCATCTACAAGGTCGACGCGAACAGGCTCGACGTGCACAAACAGTTCGAGGTGCCGGACCACTTCGGCGGCATCGTGATGGACAAGCAGACGGGCCACTTGGTCGGCAACACCTGGGGCTCGCGCCGCTTCGCCGAATGGGACCTTCAGGGCAAGCAGCTCTCAACCTGGGAAAACCCGAACTTCTTCATCGACTACCAGGACTGCCAGTACGTGCCCAACGCCAAGATGCTTTGCGGCGGCATCACCAACCTGCCGCAGACCCCGGCGGCCGGCGGCGCCGGAGCCACGTACGAACTCGGTGGCATGGCAATGATCGACCTCAAGTCCCACGGCGTAACCCGCGAGGCCCCGTTCCAGCAGTGGTCCACTGCCGGGCACGTCGCCACTCGCAACCCCTTCAAGATGACCGCCGACGGCGACCACCTCACCATGAAGGTCGCGCCCGACAACGGCGAAGAGGGCAACGGCACCGAAATCCTCACCTACGAGGCCGCCGTCACCCCGGCCAAATAG